In the Marinomonas algicola genome, one interval contains:
- a CDS encoding AraC family transcriptional regulator, with translation MLNKIDELKWLIKQNIQHEGVTPLEIEGVGVLQWSCPQARTPVLYEPLICMMGQGEKVCSVGESAFLYKEGDYFINFLPIPVSAEVTSASKETPFLSAVMSINLVKLADMITRIERQEKSAINTEPENASCIIVGQASDDLIDLFIRLIKVGSNTTDAAILGEFVMDEIYYRLLTSEHGYALRQLLSQYGHIQPVSRAVSFIHGNVNASIQVEELASIANMSKTSFFNAFKKLMHVSPMQYIKSIKLQKAQILLKQGMQANEASYQVGYNSFSQFSREYKRFFGFPPSQTV, from the coding sequence AAACAAAATATTCAACATGAAGGCGTCACGCCTTTAGAAATAGAAGGTGTTGGTGTGTTGCAATGGAGTTGCCCCCAAGCACGTACGCCGGTTCTCTATGAACCGCTTATTTGTATGATGGGACAAGGCGAAAAAGTATGCAGTGTAGGGGAGTCGGCTTTTCTGTATAAAGAAGGTGATTACTTTATTAATTTTTTGCCTATTCCGGTTAGTGCTGAGGTGACATCTGCCTCAAAAGAAACGCCTTTTTTATCTGCGGTTATGAGTATAAATTTGGTGAAATTAGCCGATATGATTACTCGTATTGAGCGACAAGAGAAAAGTGCGATCAACACAGAACCTGAGAATGCCTCCTGCATCATTGTCGGTCAGGCCAGTGATGACTTGATTGATCTTTTTATTCGACTTATTAAAGTGGGAAGCAACACGACTGATGCGGCTATCTTAGGGGAGTTTGTCATGGACGAAATTTATTATCGATTACTGACCAGCGAACATGGCTATGCATTACGTCAATTATTGAGTCAGTATGGACACATTCAGCCGGTTTCGAGAGCGGTGAGTTTTATTCATGGTAATGTGAATGCGAGCATTCAAGTCGAAGAGCTGGCGAGCATTGCCAATATGAGCAAGACGTCTTTTTTCAATGCTTTTAAAAAGCTCATGCACGTATCGCCAATGCAGTATATAAAATCCATCAAGCTGCAAAAAGCTCAAATCTTGTTAAAACAAGGAATGCAGGCGAATGAGGCCAGTTATCAAGTAGGTTACAACAGCTTTTCTCAATTCAGTCGTGAATATAAGCGCTTCTTTGGTTTTCCTCCTTCGCAAACAGTGTAG